The Verrucomicrobium spinosum DSM 4136 = JCM 18804 DNA segment GGTGCGGAGATTCATCCTAGAGGCGAAGGCAGACATGTCGGGAAGGATGCTAGCACGGAGAAGGAATTGCGCCAGCAGGCGATTTGAATCGCCGGGGAAGAGGCTTGAACTGGGGGAGTTCGTATTGCGGTCGCAAGAATCGCAACACCCACGGTCCCTGGCTGGTGGGATGGCCATCAGCCGGGAGCTCGACGTGGGGGCAGGGAGGTCTAGTTCAACTTGGCCAGCTCTTTGGGCAGGAATTTGCCGTTCTTGCGGATCAGCACGTTGTCGAACCAGATCTCACCCCCGCCGTAGTCGGGGCGCTGGATATTGACGAGGTCCCAATGCACCTGACTGCGGTTGCCATTGTCTGCCACACCTTCATAAGCCTGGCCGGGCGTGAAGTGGAAGGAGCCGGCGATCTTCTCGTCGAACAAAATGTCGCGCATGGGCTCGCGAATCTCGCGATTGAAGCCAATGGCGAACTCGCCGATGTAGCGGGCGCCTTCGTCGCTGTCGAGGATCTTGTTGATGGCCTTCGTGTTGTTGGCCGTGGCATTGACGATCTTGCCCTTGCTAAACTCGAGGCGGACGTTGTCGAAAGCGATGCCCTGGTAAACGGTCGGGGCATTATAGGAGATGACGCCCTCCACGCTGTCGCGGACCGGAGCAGAGAAGACTTCGCCGTCGGGGATGTTGTGGGTGCCGCCACAGGCGATGGCCTTGAGACCCTTGAGGCTGAATTTCAGATCGGTGCCGGGCCCCTTGATGTGGACCTGGTTGGCTTTGTCCATGAGCTTCTTCAGGGAGTTCATGGCGGGGAGGAGGGCCTTGTAGTCCAGCAGGCAGACGCGGAAGTAGAAGTCCTCGAAGGCCTCGGTGCTCATGCTCGCCTGTTGGGCCATGGCGGAAGTGGGCCAGCGCAGGACGCA contains these protein-coding regions:
- a CDS encoding aminopeptidase; this encodes MHDPRIDQLATQLVRYSTSVKKGDRVLLDIYDAPNSICLALIRAVVAAKAIPVVKLHDATITRELMKHADPNGYDLLAKNNLDLMKEIEVYIAIRGSHNITEMADVPADKMKLVMEKMRPVINERVNNTRWCVLRWPTSAMAQQASMSTEAFEDFYFRVCLLDYKALLPAMNSLKKLMDKANQVHIKGPGTDLKFSLKGLKAIACGGTHNIPDGEVFSAPVRDSVEGVISYNAPTVYQGIAFDNVRLEFSKGKIVNATANNTKAINKILDSDEGARYIGEFAIGFNREIREPMRDILFDEKIAGSFHFTPGQAYEGVADNGNRSQVHWDLVNIQRPDYGGGEIWFDNVLIRKNGKFLPKELAKLN